Genomic DNA from Diorhabda carinulata isolate Delta chromosome 10, icDioCari1.1, whole genome shotgun sequence:
catttatataattttgagtttattcATTTCGGTCATAATGGATGCTTATGATACAATAAAATCTTATTATAACGAAGGTTTTCCTAAAAGTAGTTTGGAGTGTTTCATAGGAGAGACGAATTGTGAAGACGTTACTAGTGGAATGTACAGAACTGATTCCTCGGACAGTTTGGGTGGTTTAATGAAAGATCTTTGctgttgtaaaaaaatatatcaatcatATTCCACCCTGACGTCGAATAGTCAATCAAGATCAAgtatacttatataaaaattcagtaaaaacattttttttaattatataacaataaaaataatattttcgtacaaattttaatagtttcactttttacagtttatttttaCTCGACTGTAAATTTATACGttttattgttgaataaaaaGCTAGAAGAATTcacgttttttcaatttaccatgaaaaaatatcaaattttgccTTAGATTTTACATCAAATGGTATTTAACCAGGAAAGTATCGAAACTTCTGACAGAATTAACGTATTGTACGATTCTATATTCCATTGGCTGTTTTTAATAATTCCCAAAGAATCCAAATacgttttaaattattttcaatactattcAACGaacgtatttaaaaaaaattgatttctcgTAACAAAACAAATTCATACTGAGGACTTTTCGGAATTTATAACCTATAATATAACCCACAGAACATACCCAACAAGAATCTGCAAACTAAGTTATTATTCAGTAGAAACGCGTATTTTCGATGCGAGTGCTTTCGATGGTAGGTGgcagaaataatatatttccgTGATTCATATCAAACAATACTATATTCTATGTTATCCAGTTCCGATTTCGCAGTTTCCTGAATCCAGGAATATATTATAAACCTTCTTAGcctaataaattataaattttcctacaaaatagatttttaagaAACTACCTTGATCAAAAATTAAGAGAGTTATATCTAACAacagtttttttgtaataaattttggaGTATAATTTGCtttagtgaaaaaaaactttataaatattgattaagggttgaaaaatatatatcgtgCGATCTTTATCAATCccacatttttttctcaattttctgaatgctaaattttattttattcaattttaacaaTAAGGGACAGTTTTCACCTCTTACACTAATTTTCACATATTGACATAGGGAAGATTTTGAAATGAAGGATAAATAgaacttaattccaaaatttcacgcAAATGCGAAGCGTCTTAAAAGAAATCTGAAAAGATACCATATTTTCACCGTTATTCACTGGACTATTAATCCTAACAACTGTATTgtcatattttattacaatagatCAAGTTTTATTTGCCATCCAACAATTTGTAGATACTCACAATCATTAGGaacacatgaaaatattttgttttattgatacatttatatgttttacataatattattcaaattcaaagtgGAAAAACAtcataataaatacataaaaattatccCTCAACATACAACGAACATTTTAACAACGTTGCCGGAATTTAAAAATAGTCGGACTATTAGGATATATAAACAATAAGGttataatttaacttttttatatttcttaatcCCTcctataaatttgataaaaacagaAGTAGATGGAATGGTTTTTTGTTCATTCGTTTTAAAAACCTAATTTTCAatccaatttattaaaatgataacgaaaatataccaaaacgtcaatttttacctgttatattaaatattaaaagagACGTAAAATCAAAAGgatctacaaaaaaatgaataaaaacaaataaatattttaacaatcgTTCCACCACTCTAATAGTTCATgttaaacataaattaatatacACATTTGATTTAAACTGCTAGAATAATAGATTGCACAATTTGACAACGTCTTATAAACGTATAAAAATTGCCTACTTAAGTAGCCATCAGCTGTCACTCATAGATCTTCAATTTAAgcaaattaatattaatgtataaaaataacaattttattgttagaacaaattattattaataatattcgCTTATATGATGTATCGATCgaaataatagatatttacTTGAATAATGTAATATTATACGAGTAGACTGATCCCAACCGTTCGAGATTATATAAAACGAACGAAGGTTATATCATTTGTTACATGACGTGGTTCGAATACATCGTTGATGAATTGTAGTTGTtatatacttttaaataaaattctgtttattttgaacgtttttttatgtaattcattttttaaaatttgtaaaaatcgtatttttgtaCTTAAAACATTTCTGTTATATTGTACGATTCTTCGTATTATTTTCCTTTACAGAGTGGTTCTGTATATTACAATGACTGTTATATCGCCATTTTGTTGATCGGGTGTATTAACGCGATTCTTTTgggttttaatataaataaaactacaaaaaactaGTAAACATTGATGTATAACTCATATAATTGgataaaatatcaacaaatacaAATAGCATTAAATCAATTacataaatatatcatatttgaGCCACACTGTACATACTGTATCATAGTTTTAATACtacatagaaaatatttgttcgaTAATTGTGGAACGgtgtaaattttttaatgaaaaaattcattacaaaGATCAttgatgatttttgaaaatagttttgttaTCTTAAAAGAGGGTTGAACTGTATAATagagagtgttggtgtagtgataataaacagtgtgttcaaacaatatttaaattaaaattaggaACTATCTTTCAGAAAATTCAATAAGTAAATAAGACTTTGGAATTAAAGGTCATTAAAactagaattaaataaaatcacaGAAAGTATTTACATTCGAAATTATCATTAAAGATACTTCATTTAAATGTAATTAGTACATTCATTAAATAACAATCTCTCAAATAAGATATATGtggaatttgaatatttttttatatataatgtaaaGTTACTTACTGAAAAGATTTCGATaaactttacaaaaatataaagttctttttttaataaatatagtaTTCACTAACTTgaatatacataataaataaaataaatttagagaTTTTAAtcccaaaatttcaaatagtgtttaaaaatgaaaatcagttaaaagtaaatatttcatagGTTATAAATGTTGTCAGATCTCGGGTAATAAACAATATGGTGGCTATTTATCAACCATAGACATATACTATGTCTATGTTATCGCTACTGCAGAAGTAGAAAATTCTGTAGAGCGTTCTAATAACCATTGACATAATACACGATAGTTATAACGTTCGTAATTTTATCGACAAAACAGTCCAAAGTGTACTTTCATGTCACACAAATATTTCAGTAATCTTTAAATGCGGTGTTGCCGTTgtgagataaaaataatagaatttggTACTTTATTTCTGGCGGAAAAATTTGTGGAACCAGACAGATCTTTATAGGAAAATGAAAACGTCGATAACTGAGAGGAATTTTTGGACGAATTGAAACGATTTAACACTCCATTGTTGTGATTGTCAAACCATTTCTATCGATACATTGTTATTGCTATCAATAGTTATTTAATTGAACCTGTATCTCGGAAACGTTCTTTCCCTTTGTTTCTATAACGAAAATATGAACAAAGAAAATACCGATCATCGAAGCAAAAccgaaaatataaaaagtactGTCTTGCCCTATATAATCGCATATTTGCACATAAAATCTGGTAAGTAGGAAAGCCAAGAACCAGTTAAAAGTCCCCGCCGTAGAACTAGCGATACTTTTAATCTCAGTAGGAAAAATTTCCGAAGAAATAACCCACGGAATGGGCCCCAAACCTACCGAATAAGCGATTATAAAAACACACAAAGCGCTTACAGGTAAAAACCCGAGTTTCCCCAAAACATCCTCGTCCATTCCGCTCCGGTCTTTAAGAGAAAAATACACACCCAAAAAGAATATACTGAGCGTAATAAACAACGACGACACAAATAAAAGTATTCGTCTACCAAGTTTATCGATTACCAAAGAGGCAACGAAAGTTGCCATAACCTGAAAAAAACCTACAATAATAGAAGCCGTATTGGCATCTAAACTTATACCAGAAGCTTTAAAAATATCCGTAGTATAAAGAATAATCGTATTTATACcggaaaattgttgaaaaaacatcaaagaagaagaaataacgAAAGCTATAATAATTGAACgttttttaaatgtatcaaTTAACGAAATACTAGTTTGTGTACTCTCCTTCAAAAAACCTTCAATTTCTACTAGTTCAGCATCAATTCTATAATGAAGCCCCCTTAATAAGATCAAAGCTTGTTTAGCTTCCTCGTATTTCCCTCGTTTTATCAAATACACCGGCGATTCTGGTTGaattacaaagaaaataataaaaataaacggtACGGAAGCGCACCATATGGTAAAATAAACCGGGGTCAAATATTTCCCCACTACGTACGCTAAAAATATCCCCACAGTAACCATGAGTTGAAAGTAACTACTCAAAGCTCCTCTTAACGATTTATGAGCGATTTCGCTGGTGTACAACGGCGCAGCTACACAACAAGCCCCCGCAGCAGTACCGGTTATTAATCTACCGAAATATAACATCAACACGTTTTcagcaaaaataattaataaccaaCCAATAGTAAACGGGATGAATAGGAGTAATAGCGTTTTTTTACGACCTAGTATGTCGCAAATAAAACCTGTCGGTATACACATCACCATTCCTCCAAGCATCACGAAAGATCCAATCCAACCTAATTGGTCACTATCTAATTTAATATTACGATATTTACCAGTTTCTAAATCGTTGAGAATCGGTGACGTCCATGCTAGTACTGTACCCGCTGCCAACGCTGATAGGGTGGCTGGGAAATATGATTTTAAcgtaaaaatacgaaaaaaattgtattaaccAACTTACCTGCAAATGCTGCGatatattgtttaaattttttaggtttGTCCCCACTGTTAtcctgaaataaataaataaagtcaaTAAACGTATACAAAAAGttcttattttttcacaacaaaacaaaatgattataaatatcttGTACACACTTACGACAGATCCATATCCGGATTCTTCAACTATATTAGAATTTGTAGAAGTATTTATTAAAGAATACCTGTCTTGACTCATATTAAATTCGATTACAACGATTTAATAAAtgattgtttaaatattttgttgttattatcaGCTGTTATAGTGACGTTTAACAAAAGTCTTCCCATCTGTTGCGCAGAATTAGATCTACTTCTTTTTTTGAATACTACATATTTTACATCTACAGCTAcaactaaatatatataaaacagaaaTATGAGATgcctaattaataaaaatacaatcatAATCTTTTAACaatataattgtataaatatgaaattgtatttttaataacgaTATAAGATAGAGagtattatatttaataaataaaattgactattaatttaatgaaaaagggAAATTCGACAACATCGCGAAAGTAAAAATTGATACATTGTTCATTAAGGGTCAATAGTCATTACGGCGCATTCTCCAAATTTGTTGAATGTTTATTATgaacaatatttgaatgttaATATACTTTATTAAATCAAGTTAAATATAAGAAACTTCACGATATTTGTTtcgaaaaattgtcaaatataagaacaaacgaaaacaaaatgaaatattggaagatggttagataaaaaaattattatattaaaaatttttgcattAAAGTTAACTATTGACGTGGGTAGCGTGTCCTTGTCATGTTACAATTCTCTGATGATAAGTGGcataccaaaaatttttgaaatagaattgCCATTAAACGTTAAAAAATTCTTCGTCGTCGATATAATAgataactataatttattacaGAAATTAAGTATACAATTATTAACTAAATGTATTCAAATAACTTATCGTTTAACATTCTATTGTTCATAACATTCATTCTGTTGATTATTCTTTCGTATAAAAAGAAGCGAAAAAAAGCGAAACACCAATTCAAAATCGACAATGAACAACAATCAACTAACTTCGATTTTGTTGTGTATCCTCGTTGGGAGCACTTTGGGGCATGGTAAGtttcataacctcacttttataCATAGTTTTTAATGATATGTAACATCtcagttattatatttttattgtttaatgtTTTAAATACGTTCtccataaataattttaaaaaaaattactgttttcacatatagaaattaatacattttgaaTTGAGCCTTAAACTTTGAGTCAGTTTATATGATATACTCAACAGATGTTTTACATCGTTGCcacatcataatatttttctgattacaataaaaaactattaggaagctattattcaattttttttttaattttattacagaGTATCAACGTGCTAAATATCTAGCACCGAAATCGAGATTATCCTTGTTTAAAGAACGATCATCTGAAACCAAACAATGTCATTTACAATGCACACAAGAAAAACCGACCGGACCGTTGCAATTATTCGTTAACCAAACCACAAATCTAATAGCGATCGTTAACACAACGGCGAACGTAGCATTGATCATCGATATAAACGCCAATATAACAGCAATACTTAACGGTACAAGCGGTGGTGGCGTTATCATAGATATCGCAACGCAAACGGGGCGTTACATCAAATCGAGCACAAATATTAATCTATGGTTGAATTCACGGGATTCGTTCCAAATCTATTTCTCGAAACTAGAATCTCTAAAagtattattgaatttaaatatcGGTGTTAAATTTGACGTTAAATCATCTTCTAAGGAAACATACGAATTTACTGGAAATCTTTTAGTTAAATTAgttgataatattgatatacAAAGTGATATTACAGTTGGTTTATCACTGTTTATCTCTATATCATCGAACtttattgttttgttaaaaGGAAATCTTAATGGGATTCTCAAGTTGATCGGTGCAGCCGCAATACACCTACAAGGTGATGTATTGAGATTACAAAACTTCCTAAGTGGTATAGGCGTTATTTTCGGACAAATTCAAGGAGGTTTGTTCGCAATAATCGAAGCAAACATCTCCATCAATTTCTCTGAATTACTATCTTCTAGTAACGGTATTGAAGTACTGACTCGTTTGGTACTCTACTTAGGTGCTAAATTCGATTTATCTGCTCTGGGTAATTATTTGAACAGCGTCGAACAGCTGTTAAATGTCATAGTACAATTAGGAGGTGGAATTAGCGTCGGAGTAACCGGCGCTCTTAAAGTTATTTCTCAAATAGTCGGCGTTCTACAAggatcaatcaatattgaaGTTTTAATACAAACTCTAATCGAATTTTCCGCCAATAAACACGACGATATCGAAATCAAAGTCTATTGGGATACTTTAATCGAAGCTATACGCGTCACTAACTGCCAAAACGCCCTATCGGTAACTATCGATATTATAAcgcaaatacaaaat
This window encodes:
- the LOC130898976 gene encoding facilitated trehalose transporter Tret1-like, with amino-acid sequence MSQDRYSLINTSTNSNIVEESGYGSVDNSGDKPKKFKQYIAAFAATLSALAAGTVLAWTSPILNDLETGKYRNIKLDSDQLGWIGSFVMLGGMVMCIPTGFICDILGRKKTLLLLFIPFTIGWLLIIFAENVLMLYFGRLITGTAAGACCVAAPLYTSEIAHKSLRGALSSYFQLMVTVGIFLAYVVGKYLTPVYFTIWCASVPFIFIIFFVIQPESPVYLIKRGKYEEAKQALILLRGLHYRIDAELVEIEGFLKESTQTSISLIDTFKKRSIIIAFVISSSLMFFQQFSGINTIILYTTDIFKASGISLDANTASIIVGFFQVMATFVASLVIDKLGRRILLFVSSLFITLSIFFLGVYFSLKDRSGMDEDVLGKLGFLPVSALCVFIIAYSVGLGPIPWVISSEIFPTEIKSIASSTAGTFNWFLAFLLTRFYVQICDYIGQDSTFYIFGFASMIGIFFVHIFVIETKGKNVSEIQVQLNNY